One region of Vibrio pelagius genomic DNA includes:
- the dusA gene encoding tRNA dihydrouridine(20/20a) synthase DusA, producing the protein MTHSCRLSVAPMLDWTDRHCRYFHRLLSQQTLLYTEMVTTGAILHGKGDFLEYSEQEHPVALQLGGSTPVDLAECAKLAAERGYDEVNLNVGCPSDRVQNGRFGACLMAEPELVADCVSAMKEVTDIPITVKTRIGIDEQDSYEFLTQFISTVSEKGGCEQFTIHARKAWLSGLSPKENREIPPLDYTRAYQVKKDFSDLVIAVNGGITTLEQTKEHLQHLDGVMIGREAYHSPYILAEVDQQIFGLDTPIKKRSQVVEEMYPYIEQELMKGASLGHISRHMLGLFQSMPGARQWRRYISENAHKKGAGIEVMQTALAKIPKELNV; encoded by the coding sequence ATGACACATTCATGTAGACTTTCTGTTGCACCAATGCTCGATTGGACTGATCGTCACTGTCGCTACTTCCATCGCCTGCTGTCTCAGCAGACTCTTCTGTATACGGAAATGGTAACGACAGGCGCAATACTGCATGGTAAAGGTGACTTCCTAGAGTACAGCGAGCAAGAGCACCCTGTGGCGCTACAATTAGGTGGCTCAACCCCAGTTGATTTGGCGGAATGTGCCAAACTTGCTGCAGAGCGTGGTTACGATGAAGTGAACCTTAACGTAGGTTGTCCATCTGATCGTGTTCAAAATGGTCGCTTTGGTGCTTGTCTAATGGCTGAGCCTGAGCTGGTGGCTGATTGTGTATCAGCGATGAAAGAAGTCACCGATATCCCTATCACAGTGAAAACGCGTATCGGCATCGACGAGCAGGATTCATACGAGTTCTTAACTCAGTTTATCTCAACGGTTTCAGAGAAAGGCGGCTGTGAGCAATTTACTATTCACGCTCGTAAAGCTTGGCTGAGTGGCTTGAGCCCGAAAGAGAACCGTGAGATCCCACCGTTAGACTACACACGTGCTTACCAAGTGAAGAAAGATTTCTCTGACTTAGTGATTGCGGTGAATGGCGGCATTACTACTCTAGAGCAGACCAAAGAACATCTGCAGCACTTAGATGGCGTAATGATCGGTCGTGAGGCCTACCATAGCCCATACATTTTGGCTGAAGTGGATCAGCAGATCTTCGGTTTAGATACACCAATCAAGAAACGTTCACAGGTTGTTGAAGAGATGTACCCTTACATTGAGCAAGAGTTGATGAAAGGTGCGAGCCTAGGTCACATCTCTCGTCATATGCTTGGTCTGTTCCAAAGCATGCCGGGTGCCAGACAGTGGCGTCGTTACATCAGTGAGAACGCACACAAGAAAGGTGCAGGTATCGAAGTGATGCAAACGGCACTAGCGAAAATTCCTAAAGAACTGAATGTATAG
- the pspG gene encoding envelope stress response protein PspG has protein sequence MFELIFVLIFVVTLLVTGITFMTVLAATGLALVVMVVLGMVGAVLKLLPWLIVIAIGIWFFKNVVNSSNPRRY, from the coding sequence ATGTTTGAATTAATCTTTGTTCTTATCTTTGTTGTGACGTTATTGGTAACAGGTATTACTTTTATGACGGTATTGGCAGCAACGGGGCTGGCACTCGTCGTGATGGTCGTATTGGGTATGGTAGGAGCGGTATTAAAACTATTACCTTGGTTGATTGTCATCGCGATTGGTATTTGGTTCTTCAAGAACGTAGTGAACAGCTCTAATCCTCGCCGTTATTAA
- a CDS encoding TIGR04219 family outer membrane beta-barrel protein, which translates to MNKMPLIALVGMLSFSSTTSAQEEPFYTAKVGADMWWGSTKLNEVGQDDSQSPSLYFAFEHKFPMLPNASIRYTSVDAEALAFDKYDYTFYYTLLEHKLMNFDAGVTFSQYSDSNYVEPKMGGKQTDFDERLWSFYGNAEINVPDTNFDIIGTMEFGNSSGIKSTDLMAGVQYRIPVAGTQVALRGGYRVIDLDSDEFFTSDLGKSFVMVDGWFAGAEVIF; encoded by the coding sequence ATGAATAAAATGCCATTAATTGCTTTAGTGGGAATGTTATCTTTCAGTTCGACAACGTCTGCTCAAGAAGAACCTTTCTACACGGCGAAAGTCGGTGCCGATATGTGGTGGGGAAGTACAAAGCTTAATGAAGTGGGACAAGATGATTCACAATCACCATCTTTGTACTTTGCATTTGAGCACAAGTTCCCAATGTTGCCGAACGCAAGTATTCGTTACACGTCAGTTGATGCAGAAGCATTGGCGTTTGATAAGTATGACTACACTTTTTACTACACACTGCTAGAGCACAAGTTAATGAACTTTGATGCTGGTGTGACCTTCTCTCAGTACTCTGACTCAAACTACGTTGAACCTAAAATGGGCGGTAAGCAAACGGACTTTGATGAGCGGTTGTGGAGTTTCTACGGCAACGCTGAAATTAATGTTCCTGATACTAATTTTGATATCATTGGAACTATGGAGTTTGGTAACAGCAGCGGTATCAAGAGCACGGATCTCATGGCTGGCGTTCAATACCGAATCCCAGTGGCCGGTACACAAGTTGCTCTGCGTGGTGGCTACCGTGTTATCGATCTAGACTCAGATGAATTCTTTACTTCTGATTTAGGTAAGAGCTTCGTTATGGTTGATGGCTGGTTTGCGGGCGCAGAAGTGATTTTCTAA